From Humisphaera borealis, the proteins below share one genomic window:
- a CDS encoding PSD1 and planctomycete cytochrome C domain-containing protein, giving the protein MTQDVRAILLVLAAIAAASIATRAGAVPVSPADRAFFENRVRPVLVKHCYECHSAGAKKVGGKLLLDTPEGMRKGGESGALLEAGNPDKSLLIHALRYDGTEMPPSKPLPAAVVNDFADWVKRGAPDPRGVVPAATTRSGEAEKGEVFWSLRPVSSPVPPDVQDNAWPRDPIDRFVMARLESSGLKPAKDANPQALVRRIYIDLIGLPPTSDQFSRFVTDYQRDSGKAVERLVDELLASPHFGERWGRHWLDVARFGESNGNDGLGRNPTFPHAWRYRDYVIAAFNSDTPYDRFLTEQIAGDLLPADSDVQRDRNRIATGFLALGSKPAKAMNANFDMDVVADQIDVIGRGIMGLSVACARCHDHKFDPIPTRDYYALAGFFTSTETLWGIAGNEALTAPATDLHVLKTPAVVPPPKEFVETVVTLESNTGKPKAIPKPKWAPGTPLAMGVRDRPKPADCKINIKGESNKLGESVPRGFLSAVEGDRPSAAIDASQSGRVQLAQWLTRGDHPLTARVMVNRVWLHLFGEGLVRTPDDFGLYGEAPTHPELLDHLAGRFVRDGWSVKRLVRGIVLSRTYQLSCEADAATVRADAQNLLLARHKRRRLDAESLRDAMLSVSGQLETKPAEGSLVRHRDILINLAGSLHQPSVHRSVYLCYLRSSPPPELAAFDLPEFTSVTGQRDVSTIPSQALHLYNSPFVIEQAAAFARLLSGESADARGRAKLAWQRAFHRDPGAEELEQAVRFVEMTATGPATPSNGQVSEQKAWAALCQVLLAANEFRYVD; this is encoded by the coding sequence GTGACGCAAGATGTCCGAGCCATCCTTCTTGTCCTGGCCGCGATTGCAGCGGCAAGTATCGCAACGCGCGCCGGTGCCGTTCCGGTCTCGCCAGCCGACCGCGCCTTTTTCGAGAACCGCGTTCGACCCGTTCTGGTGAAGCACTGTTACGAATGCCATTCCGCAGGGGCGAAGAAGGTGGGCGGCAAGTTGCTGCTGGATACGCCGGAGGGAATGCGAAAGGGCGGCGAGTCGGGCGCACTCCTGGAAGCCGGAAACCCGGACAAGAGCCTGCTGATTCACGCCCTGCGATACGACGGAACCGAGATGCCGCCGAGCAAGCCACTGCCTGCCGCGGTGGTCAACGACTTCGCGGATTGGGTAAAGCGTGGAGCGCCCGACCCGCGTGGCGTTGTACCGGCTGCGACAACCCGCTCCGGCGAGGCGGAGAAGGGCGAAGTCTTCTGGTCGCTTCGGCCTGTCTCCAGTCCCGTGCCGCCGGATGTACAAGACAACGCTTGGCCGCGCGACCCGATCGACCGCTTCGTCATGGCGCGACTCGAATCATCCGGCTTGAAGCCCGCGAAAGACGCCAATCCTCAGGCGCTGGTCCGGCGCATCTACATCGACCTGATCGGCCTGCCGCCGACCTCGGACCAGTTCTCGCGTTTTGTCACCGACTACCAGCGAGACTCCGGAAAGGCCGTCGAGCGGCTGGTCGATGAGCTGCTGGCAAGCCCTCACTTCGGCGAACGGTGGGGCCGGCACTGGCTCGATGTCGCGCGGTTTGGCGAATCCAATGGCAACGACGGTCTGGGCCGCAATCCTACCTTTCCGCACGCCTGGCGCTACCGCGACTACGTGATCGCCGCTTTCAACAGCGACACCCCCTACGATCGTTTTCTGACAGAACAGATTGCCGGTGATTTGCTGCCGGCCGACTCCGACGTACAACGCGACCGAAACCGGATCGCGACCGGCTTCCTGGCGCTGGGATCGAAACCCGCCAAGGCGATGAACGCTAATTTCGACATGGACGTGGTCGCCGACCAGATCGACGTCATCGGACGTGGCATCATGGGCCTGAGCGTCGCATGCGCGCGCTGCCACGATCACAAGTTCGATCCCATTCCGACGCGCGACTATTACGCGCTCGCTGGCTTTTTCACGAGCACCGAGACGCTGTGGGGGATCGCCGGGAACGAGGCGCTGACGGCCCCCGCGACCGACCTACATGTGCTCAAAACGCCTGCCGTGGTTCCGCCACCCAAGGAGTTTGTCGAGACCGTGGTCACGCTGGAATCGAATACGGGTAAGCCCAAAGCGATACCGAAGCCGAAGTGGGCCCCGGGGACGCCGCTGGCGATGGGCGTCCGCGATCGGCCCAAACCGGCGGACTGCAAGATCAACATCAAAGGGGAATCGAACAAGCTCGGCGAAAGCGTGCCTCGCGGCTTCCTCTCGGCTGTCGAGGGGGACCGGCCCTCCGCCGCCATCGATGCCAGCCAGAGCGGCCGCGTCCAGTTGGCCCAATGGCTGACGCGCGGCGACCATCCGCTGACCGCCCGCGTGATGGTCAATCGTGTGTGGCTACACCTGTTCGGCGAGGGACTCGTCCGCACTCCCGACGATTTCGGCCTGTATGGCGAAGCGCCGACCCATCCGGAATTGCTCGATCACCTGGCCGGACGGTTCGTTCGGGACGGCTGGTCAGTCAAGCGGCTGGTTCGCGGGATTGTCCTGAGTCGGACCTATCAACTTTCCTGCGAGGCTGACGCTGCAACGGTTCGGGCCGATGCACAGAACCTGCTGCTCGCCCGGCACAAGCGCCGCCGACTCGACGCCGAATCGCTTCGCGACGCGATGCTGAGCGTCAGCGGGCAGTTGGAAACCAAGCCGGCCGAAGGGTCCCTCGTCCGACACCGCGACATCCTGATTAATCTGGCGGGCAGCCTGCATCAGCCGAGCGTTCACCGCAGCGTCTATCTCTGCTATCTGCGCAGTTCGCCGCCGCCGGAACTGGCCGCATTTGATCTGCCGGAGTTCACATCGGTGACCGGCCAGCGCGACGTCAGCACGATTCCCAGCCAGGCATTACACCTCTACAACAGCCCGTTCGTGATCGAGCAGGCCGCGGCATTCGCCCGGCTACTGTCAGGTGAATCGGCGGATGCACGAGGCCGGGCAAAGCTGGCCTGGCAGCGCGCTTTCCACCGAGATCCTGGCGCAGAGGAACTGGAGCAGGCGGTCCGTTTCGTAGAGATGACCGCCACTGGCCCGGCGACGCCTTCGAACGGTCAGGTTTCGGAGCAGAAGGCCTGGGCGGCGCTTTGCCAGGTGCTGCTGGCGGCGAATGAGTTCCGGTACGTTGATTGA
- a CDS encoding DUF1501 domain-containing protein, whose product MHHSRRSLLQSLSCGFGYLALQGLCGRAAQGVAAATATDLSQRVSPIAARAKRVIFLCMAGGPAQMDTFDYKPQTGKKPHPGSVTEFKQRGQSGLWVSELLPETARYADELCVINGMNADTGIHAQSFLQLHTGDRLRPRPSLGSWVSYGLGTQNQNLPGFISLNTSKTSVYSSAFLPSIYSGTPIGVNGEDMGKATIANVASSHLPPDVKRQQVDLIQSMNREHLAHRPGDAELDSVIQSMELGYRMQSEAPGLLDLGNESQATLDSYGIGREKESVGTCKRSDFGRQCLLARRFAEAGVRFIEVCHGSWDQHKNHRRDLKANCEATDQPIAALLGDLRQRGLLDDTLVVWGGEFGRPGLTPGDGKDETDHNYRGFTFWLAGGGVKRGYVHGKTDPTGTQAVDGKVHFRDLHATILHLMGLPPNDLTFWHAGRNHRLTGPEGGKVVHELFA is encoded by the coding sequence ATGCACCACTCACGACGCAGTCTGCTGCAATCGCTCTCCTGCGGGTTCGGTTACCTGGCATTGCAGGGACTTTGCGGCAGGGCGGCGCAGGGTGTTGCTGCTGCGACAGCAACGGACCTGTCGCAGCGCGTTTCGCCAATCGCGGCCCGCGCCAAGCGGGTGATCTTCCTCTGTATGGCCGGCGGTCCGGCGCAGATGGACACCTTCGATTACAAGCCGCAGACCGGAAAGAAGCCCCATCCCGGATCAGTGACTGAGTTCAAACAGCGCGGCCAGAGCGGTCTGTGGGTATCGGAGTTGCTACCCGAAACGGCGCGATACGCCGACGAGCTTTGCGTCATCAACGGCATGAATGCCGACACGGGGATTCACGCCCAGTCCTTCCTGCAGTTGCATACCGGCGACCGGCTTCGGCCGCGGCCGAGCCTGGGATCGTGGGTCAGCTACGGACTGGGCACGCAGAACCAGAACCTGCCGGGGTTCATCAGCCTCAACACATCCAAGACGTCGGTCTACTCCAGCGCATTCTTGCCGTCGATCTACAGCGGTACGCCGATCGGCGTGAACGGCGAGGACATGGGAAAGGCCACCATCGCCAATGTCGCCAGTTCGCACCTTCCGCCAGACGTCAAAAGGCAGCAGGTTGACCTGATTCAGTCGATGAACCGCGAGCATCTGGCGCATCGACCGGGTGACGCGGAACTCGACAGCGTCATCCAGTCGATGGAACTGGGCTATCGCATGCAGTCCGAAGCGCCGGGCCTGCTCGATCTGGGCAATGAGTCGCAGGCGACGCTCGACAGCTATGGTATCGGCCGGGAGAAGGAGTCCGTCGGAACCTGCAAGAGATCCGATTTCGGCCGGCAGTGCCTGCTTGCCCGGCGGTTCGCCGAGGCGGGCGTGCGCTTCATCGAGGTGTGCCACGGTAGTTGGGACCAGCACAAGAACCACCGGCGCGATCTCAAGGCCAACTGCGAAGCGACGGATCAGCCGATCGCCGCGCTCCTGGGTGATCTGCGACAGCGTGGCCTGCTCGATGACACGCTCGTCGTCTGGGGCGGCGAGTTCGGCCGGCCTGGCCTGACGCCCGGAGACGGCAAGGACGAGACCGACCACAACTATCGCGGCTTCACGTTCTGGCTGGCAGGCGGGGGCGTGAAGCGGGGGTACGTTCACGGCAAAACCGACCCTACCGGAACCCAGGCTGTCGATGGCAAGGTGCACTTTCGCGACCTGCACGCGACGATTCTTCACCTGATGGGCCTGCCCCCCAACGACCTGACCTTCTGGCACGCCGGCCGCAATCACCGCCTGACCGGCCCCGAAGGTGGGAAGGTCGTCCACGAACTCTTCGCCTGA
- a CDS encoding DUF4349 domain-containing protein, which yields MTTENHILPLIDTYLTGGLDDAETRAFDAHVATCGDCAAVLEIARAADAKLVAALAGAVPGPAFEDRLVGALRPQFSRPSLVMRLSRPIHHPMVRRIAVGVAASLVIGTVGYGMSVAVDGRDLRRTDEIGVLRGTGFHQEYGVRREADSDGRAFSLRSKLAESNDVLNGSTDVEQTLKPQSREMGYLSATKEGMDLQSTDPYATYFGTQAGAGSSGTNASNYYNFRWGEARDVNDRSPTTGGPTGTTSLARTDGTKGVKNAEDGVPSLQSNESAVRSDSNAPRGSSLKGKAEKRLEEASKPSNGPVALDIPDFSDAPNFNLQSNNGGTVKGRSAGSSWSGHNSYTGGTTVSGGTLQLGTDVPIEGKLGTVALSPATASPETKSKAADTRGWAMSTSGDDNGKWYRPTQLSAAGVESEIEKLKDGRKDQLKSLADVQKVTEGLAADGPVSKRGLGFGKNGNGTLTLGDQVEVADIDGEAKGGDKKSGSTNGDRAKVLSDTTNLFFDADKKETASAAQEKAPATPAPKPVAPAPAEVPPPEVQVRKIIRNGVVNFEVDSFDSALVQVSKLVTEEGGYVATTSSDKLPNGKVRGSVTVRVPPERLDTLVLKLRGMGDLKNQRIGAEDVTKRYTDIASQLRAALAMEKRLLDIIAKGGEVKDLLEAEKQLGVWREKLELLQGEIKYYDNLVALATLVVELQEREVRSPTAAFEVETVNTAVESEDVENVRSEVLKAIDQAKGRVIDSDLKKLEAGQLSATIKASVSPDAAGPVIDRLKQLGKLARLDISRKTATEGGSGPIVAGLRVEKRETQFEIHIYNLANIEPRQTTTLNLAAQDVEATYKLILEQVKSSGGTIKTSQLNRPRADQTSGTIVFQVQADKADVLLGAVRAGVDVMRMDVAINPDTQNTTEAKRGFSLQIMSLSQVPARETTTLQVAAADVPTAFRKLLDAATNAGGRVVTSQLNEQDANNITGQLEFETSREKWSTVEGVLRESGAIISRSAVRSNDTETTVDSKIRLSIGLVDEIRLSPRETINATVATRTVQDTFDKLVRAAKDAGARVVGSNLNLADRANPNGTLRFATPRDNATKFEQAMKDAGLTTSRATARLPDGPMTVENKIGYIVTVVDERTLQPRESHSMVVVAPSAKDRYNKLVDALRITDALVVSSQLSVQNRTDITGSLVFVINRSDREIIEQVLSENTDVFNRSIERSQDTQGTVDTKIRYSLSVKEAGQQPPRQVFQLTVETSNIDKAIGDLEAAAIAAGGRKIEAERARQDRKDGARVVVDVPLAAIGQLITSVRSQGEVTANQSRQNENIPEGLLSRSRVEITYATPATVASEKGFGESLREGMSGALTGLFKVLQWVIFGLVVIVPCMVVIWIGFQLVRLTQRKGKKSSADTFGPTPNPT from the coding sequence ATGACCACCGAAAACCATATCCTCCCGCTGATCGACACGTATCTCACCGGCGGACTCGACGACGCCGAGACGCGGGCGTTCGACGCCCATGTCGCGACATGCGGCGACTGCGCCGCCGTCCTCGAAATCGCCCGCGCCGCCGATGCCAAACTCGTCGCCGCCCTGGCTGGCGCTGTTCCTGGCCCGGCGTTCGAGGACCGGCTCGTCGGCGCGCTCCGCCCGCAGTTCTCGCGGCCGTCGCTGGTGATGCGCCTGTCGCGTCCCATCCACCATCCCATGGTCCGCCGCATCGCCGTCGGCGTGGCGGCGTCGCTGGTGATCGGGACAGTGGGGTATGGAATGAGCGTGGCGGTGGACGGTCGCGATCTACGTCGCACCGATGAGATCGGCGTACTTCGGGGCACCGGATTCCACCAAGAATATGGCGTACGCCGGGAGGCGGATTCCGACGGCCGGGCGTTCTCGCTTCGATCCAAACTCGCTGAAAGTAACGACGTGCTCAACGGATCGACGGACGTTGAACAGACACTAAAACCACAGTCGCGGGAAATGGGTTATCTGAGCGCCACGAAGGAAGGGATGGACCTCCAATCGACTGACCCCTACGCAACGTACTTCGGCACCCAGGCCGGAGCCGGCTCGTCGGGAACCAACGCGTCGAACTACTACAACTTCAGGTGGGGCGAAGCCCGCGACGTGAACGATCGTTCCCCTACTACTGGCGGTCCCACCGGCACCACGAGTCTTGCCCGTACCGACGGAACCAAAGGCGTCAAGAACGCCGAAGACGGGGTGCCTTCGCTACAGTCGAATGAGTCAGCGGTGCGAAGCGATTCCAATGCGCCGCGCGGAAGCTCCCTCAAGGGCAAAGCCGAGAAGAGGCTTGAAGAAGCCTCGAAGCCGTCGAATGGTCCGGTCGCATTGGACATCCCCGACTTTTCCGACGCGCCCAATTTCAATCTTCAGTCGAACAACGGCGGCACCGTCAAAGGTCGCTCCGCGGGAAGTAGTTGGAGCGGCCACAATTCGTACACCGGTGGCACCACCGTTTCCGGCGGTACCTTGCAACTCGGGACGGATGTCCCAATCGAGGGCAAGCTCGGCACTGTAGCGCTCTCGCCCGCAACGGCCAGCCCGGAGACCAAGAGCAAAGCTGCCGACACGCGCGGCTGGGCCATGAGCACGAGCGGCGACGACAACGGCAAGTGGTATCGCCCGACACAACTCAGCGCGGCCGGGGTTGAAAGCGAGATCGAAAAGCTGAAGGACGGCCGTAAGGACCAGCTCAAATCACTCGCGGATGTTCAGAAGGTGACCGAAGGGCTCGCCGCCGACGGGCCGGTATCGAAACGCGGCCTTGGCTTCGGCAAGAACGGCAATGGGACACTCACCCTCGGCGACCAGGTCGAAGTGGCCGATATCGACGGCGAAGCGAAGGGTGGCGACAAGAAATCTGGAAGCACCAACGGTGACCGGGCGAAGGTTCTGTCGGACACTACGAATCTGTTCTTTGATGCAGACAAGAAGGAGACTGCCTCGGCTGCGCAGGAGAAGGCCCCGGCAACACCGGCTCCCAAACCCGTCGCCCCCGCGCCTGCCGAAGTCCCGCCGCCGGAGGTGCAGGTACGCAAGATCATCCGCAACGGCGTCGTCAATTTCGAGGTCGACAGCTTCGATAGCGCCCTCGTCCAGGTGAGCAAGCTTGTCACCGAGGAAGGCGGATATGTCGCGACGACCTCTTCCGACAAGCTTCCCAACGGCAAGGTCCGCGGGTCGGTCACGGTCCGCGTTCCGCCGGAACGGCTCGACACGCTCGTGCTCAAGCTCCGCGGCATGGGCGACCTGAAAAACCAGCGCATCGGTGCCGAGGACGTCACCAAGCGATACACCGACATCGCCTCGCAGCTTCGTGCCGCGCTGGCGATGGAAAAACGCCTGCTCGACATCATCGCCAAGGGCGGCGAAGTGAAGGACCTGCTCGAGGCCGAGAAGCAGCTCGGCGTCTGGCGGGAAAAGCTCGAACTGCTTCAGGGCGAGATCAAGTACTACGACAATCTCGTCGCGCTGGCGACGCTGGTCGTCGAACTGCAGGAACGCGAGGTGCGCTCCCCTACCGCGGCGTTTGAAGTCGAGACGGTCAATACCGCCGTCGAGAGCGAAGACGTCGAAAATGTGCGATCGGAAGTCCTTAAAGCGATCGACCAGGCCAAAGGCCGGGTGATCGATTCGGACCTGAAGAAGCTCGAAGCCGGCCAGCTTTCGGCGACGATTAAGGCGAGCGTCTCCCCCGACGCAGCCGGACCAGTGATCGACCGTCTCAAGCAGCTCGGCAAGCTGGCGCGGCTGGATATCAGCCGCAAGACCGCGACCGAAGGCGGCAGCGGCCCGATCGTGGCCGGCCTGCGTGTTGAGAAGCGCGAGACGCAGTTCGAGATCCACATCTACAACCTGGCGAACATCGAGCCGCGGCAGACGACCACGCTCAACCTCGCCGCCCAGGATGTCGAAGCAACCTACAAGCTGATCCTGGAACAAGTGAAGTCGTCAGGCGGGACGATCAAGACGTCACAGCTCAACCGCCCGCGGGCCGACCAGACGTCGGGAACGATCGTCTTTCAGGTGCAGGCGGACAAGGCCGACGTGCTGCTGGGCGCGGTTCGCGCCGGCGTTGATGTCATGCGGATGGATGTCGCAATCAACCCCGATACGCAGAACACGACCGAGGCCAAACGCGGTTTCTCGCTGCAGATCATGTCGCTGTCGCAGGTCCCAGCACGAGAGACGACGACGCTACAGGTCGCGGCAGCGGATGTCCCGACGGCCTTCCGCAAGCTGCTCGACGCCGCGACCAACGCCGGCGGCCGGGTCGTGACCTCGCAACTGAATGAGCAGGACGCCAACAACATCACCGGGCAGCTCGAGTTCGAAACATCACGGGAGAAGTGGTCCACGGTCGAAGGCGTACTGCGTGAGTCCGGGGCGATTATCTCCCGCAGTGCCGTCCGCTCAAACGACACCGAAACGACGGTGGATTCGAAGATTCGCCTGTCGATCGGCCTGGTGGATGAAATCCGCCTGTCGCCGCGGGAAACGATCAACGCAACGGTCGCCACGCGGACGGTGCAGGACACGTTCGACAAGCTCGTTCGGGCGGCAAAGGACGCGGGGGCACGGGTGGTGGGTTCGAACCTGAACCTCGCCGACCGTGCCAACCCGAACGGGACGTTGCGATTCGCGACGCCGCGCGACAACGCGACCAAGTTCGAACAGGCGATGAAGGACGCCGGCCTGACCACCAGCCGCGCGACTGCCCGTCTGCCCGACGGGCCGATGACGGTCGAGAACAAGATCGGCTATATCGTGACGGTGGTCGACGAACGCACGCTTCAGCCGCGGGAGTCGCACAGCATGGTGGTCGTCGCGCCGTCGGCGAAAGACCGGTACAACAAGCTCGTCGATGCCCTGCGGATCACCGATGCCCTGGTCGTTAGTTCGCAGCTCTCGGTGCAAAACCGGACGGACATTACCGGTTCGCTGGTGTTCGTGATCAACCGGTCGGACCGGGAGATCATCGAGCAGGTCCTGTCGGAAAACACGGACGTGTTCAATCGCTCGATCGAGCGGTCGCAGGATACGCAAGGAACGGTCGACACCAAGATTCGTTACAGCTTGTCGGTGAAGGAGGCAGGCCAGCAACCGCCGCGGCAGGTATTCCAGCTGACCGTGGAGACCTCGAACATCGACAAGGCGATCGGCGACCTTGAGGCGGCGGCGATCGCGGCGGGCGGGCGGAAGATCGAAGCCGAACGCGCCCGCCAGGATCGCAAAGACGGTGCTCGCGTCGTCGTCGATGTGCCGCTGGCGGCGATCGGGCAGCTTATCACCAGCGTCCGCAGCCAAGGTGAGGTGACGGCCAACCAGAGCCGTCAGAACGAGAACATCCCGGAAGGCTTGCTGTCGCGGTCGCGGGTTGAAATCACCTACGCCACGCCGGCGACGGTGGCATCGGAGAAAGGGTTCGGCGAATCGCTCCGTGAAGGCATGAGCGGCGCGCTCACCGGGCTGTTCAAGGTGTTGCAGTGGGTGATCTTCGGCCTGGTGGTGATCGTGCCGTGCATGGTGGTCATCTGGATCGGCTTTCAGCTCGTTCGCCTGACCCAGCGCAAGGGGAAGAAGTCGTCGGCCGACACGTTCGGGCCTACGCCAAACCCGACCTGA
- a CDS encoding RNA polymerase sigma factor: MTRIPPDDDLYAGGQASAMKPLSRTAATNPPGARMRFSGATDGTDEAFLVRQAQHGDHAAFETLVRATARMLYARLYLETGDRQRTEDLVQETYLIAWRSIDQLHELPDASGFRRWLFSIARTVRIDAGRHDLRKKRGRDRVIGGGDGEAGVLAAVRDPGLSPAEQSEQRETHDRLLGLLRVLPEEYRAPISMRYLAGADYATVCKQLGLSNGSLRGLLSRGMNRLRQLMSASEEY, from the coding sequence GTGACACGAATACCCCCGGACGACGACCTATACGCAGGTGGACAGGCGTCGGCGATGAAACCCCTGTCGCGAACCGCGGCAACTAACCCGCCGGGAGCACGGATGCGATTCTCCGGCGCGACAGACGGCACGGACGAAGCCTTCCTCGTCCGCCAGGCCCAGCACGGCGATCACGCCGCGTTCGAAACCCTCGTTCGCGCCACCGCACGCATGCTCTACGCCAGGCTCTACCTGGAGACCGGCGACCGTCAGCGGACCGAAGACCTCGTCCAAGAAACCTACCTGATCGCCTGGCGGAGTATCGACCAACTCCACGAACTCCCCGATGCATCCGGCTTCCGCCGTTGGCTCTTCTCTATCGCTAGAACCGTGCGTATCGACGCCGGCCGGCACGACCTGCGAAAGAAGCGCGGCCGCGACCGGGTCATCGGCGGCGGGGACGGAGAGGCTGGTGTGCTGGCCGCGGTACGCGACCCCGGCTTGTCACCCGCCGAACAGTCGGAGCAGCGCGAGACCCACGACCGCCTGTTGGGGCTTCTGCGGGTGCTGCCCGAGGAGTATCGCGCCCCGATTTCCATGCGCTATCTCGCCGGGGCCGATTACGCGACCGTCTGCAAGCAATTGGGCCTCAGCAATGGATCACTACGCGGCCTTCTCAGCCGCGGGATGAACCGCCTGAGGCAGTTGATGAGTGCCAGTGAAGAGTATTGA
- a CDS encoding sulfatase-like hydrolase/transferase — protein MNKLTPIAFLLALIASCVTADANTRPNLVLILADDLGYETIGANGGTSYKTPVLDNLAAAGVRFTRCYAQPLCTPTRAQLMTGQYNVRNYINFGDLERSQTTFGNLLKQAGYATAIAGKWQLGHEVGLPQKFGFDESYLWQHTRRPPRYANPGLEHNGKELDFSKGEYGPDMVNDFALDFISRKKDQPFLLYYTMMLTHDPFQPTPDSKDWDPGRTGEKDGKSPAHFGDMVAYMDKLIGKLVARLDELKIRDNTLILFVGDNGTSPAITSMMGDRKVQGGKGKSTAAGMHVPLIASWPAGIARGTVCDDLIDTTDFLPTLLSAAGVAPPRDLTLDGTSFLPQLRGEPGTPRQWVYSWYAREGGPKASKEFAADKRYKLYRDGEMFDVSADILEKAPLNAAALSPDAKTARQTLQAALDKYKDARPASIAKQAGKAGND, from the coding sequence ATGAACAAACTCACACCAATCGCATTTTTGCTCGCGCTCATCGCCTCCTGCGTCACGGCCGACGCAAATACCAGGCCCAACCTCGTCCTGATCCTCGCCGACGATCTGGGATACGAAACGATCGGTGCCAATGGCGGCACCTCGTACAAGACACCCGTCCTCGACAACCTCGCCGCCGCCGGCGTGCGCTTCACTCGCTGCTACGCGCAGCCGCTCTGCACACCGACGCGAGCACAGCTCATGACGGGCCAGTACAACGTCCGCAACTACATCAACTTCGGCGATCTCGAGCGGTCGCAGACGACATTCGGCAACCTCCTGAAGCAGGCGGGCTACGCGACGGCGATCGCCGGCAAGTGGCAACTCGGGCATGAGGTCGGCCTGCCGCAGAAGTTTGGGTTCGACGAATCGTACCTCTGGCAACACACCCGCCGCCCGCCGCGATACGCCAACCCCGGCCTGGAACATAACGGCAAGGAACTGGACTTCAGCAAAGGGGAATACGGCCCCGACATGGTGAACGACTTTGCGCTCGATTTCATCTCGCGCAAGAAGGACCAGCCATTCCTGCTCTACTACACGATGATGCTGACGCACGACCCGTTCCAGCCAACCCCCGACAGCAAGGACTGGGACCCCGGCCGTACCGGCGAAAAAGACGGAAAGTCGCCTGCGCATTTTGGCGACATGGTCGCGTACATGGACAAGCTGATCGGCAAACTCGTCGCCCGGCTCGACGAACTGAAGATTCGAGACAACACGCTGATCCTGTTCGTCGGCGACAACGGCACGAGCCCGGCGATCACGTCGATGATGGGCGACCGCAAGGTCCAGGGCGGCAAAGGCAAATCGACCGCTGCCGGCATGCACGTGCCGCTGATCGCAAGCTGGCCGGCCGGAATTGCCAGAGGAACGGTCTGCGACGACCTGATCGACACCACCGACTTCCTTCCCACACTGCTGTCGGCAGCGGGCGTCGCGCCGCCCCGCGACCTGACGCTCGACGGAACGAGCTTTCTGCCACAGCTTCGCGGCGAACCGGGCACGCCGCGCCAGTGGGTCTATTCCTGGTATGCCCGCGAAGGCGGCCCCAAGGCGAGCAAAGAGTTCGCAGCCGACAAACGGTACAAGCTCTATCGCGACGGCGAGATGTTCGACGTCTCGGCGGACATCTTGGAGAAAGCCCCACTGAACGCCGCCGCACTCTCACCCGACGCTAAGACGGCCCGCCAGACGCTGCAGGCAGCGCTCGACAAGTACAAGGACGCCCGCCCGGCAAGCATCGCCAAGCAAGCCGGCAAAGCCGGCAACGACTAG